The following proteins come from a genomic window of Emys orbicularis isolate rEmyOrb1 chromosome 9, rEmyOrb1.hap1, whole genome shotgun sequence:
- the FAM124B gene encoding protein FAM124B isoform X2: MNHQELKSLGDGDFTMDGRADSLVMTVHLLATSGHSLLLQQTLDRLLGWICLDVRLFLVSERVTPVKYYEKYHRKSSGFPGMSILLFLHEDFGEERIFRVHDIFQHPPWQDHHMQHANGKQYPYAPAGQEFYDLDEHMPVWGVRQVHYGTEILRVTLYCSFDNYDDAVRLYEMILQKEATMQKSNFCVFVLYATQTVAVQLCLKQLPPGVSVELKESSVLQFTVHEIGQLVPLLPNPCIPISSTRWQTQDYEGNKILLQVQGNSKHNEKNDGLSNQHNNAGEEKILQNSTLAPFPTKWVNPEQESRKIRMMKCKIKSEHRIISGSVSSTPQSNSCSSSQASSPAATSRSDTTSFNVSAGTKLNISSQEIHFQRQEAETNVDTGFTVVNSECNPSPLSRFSRDLQDSLPQPQAPNYSLAAAGSRISLPSEDRIHLSLSAVKRNKGAGQTASNFHLRISKANHGNGNEEEEEFFI, encoded by the exons GTGATTTTACAATGGATGGAAGAGCAGACTCATTGGTGATGACTGTGCATCTTCTTGCCACCTCTGGACATTCATTACTCTTGCAGCAAACTCTTGATCGGCTTCTGGGGTGGATCTGTCTGGATGTTCGCCTCTTCCTTGTATCCGAACGTGTTACTCCAGTGAAGTATTATGAGAAATATCACCGGAAAAGCTCTGGATTTCCTGGGATGTCCATTCTCCTTTTCCTGCatgaggactttggggaagaaCGGATTTTTCGGGTCCATGATATTTTCCAGCACCCTCCATGGCAGGATCACCACATGCAACATGCTAATGGGAAACAGTACCCTTATGCACCTGCTGGCCAGGAATTTTATGATCTGGATGAGCATATGCCTGTATGGGGTGTACGGCAAGTTCATTACGGCACTGAAATTCTGCGCGTGACTCTCTACTGTAGCTTTGATAACTATGATGATGCAGTCAGACTTTACGAGATGATCCTACAGAAAGAAGCAACTATGCAGAAGAGTAACTTCTGTGTCTTTGTGCTGTATGCAACACAAACCGTTGCTGTTCAGCTCTGCTTGAAGCAGCTGCCCCCTGGGGTCTCTGTTGAACTGAAAGAATCTTCCGTGTTGCAATTCACGGTCCACGAAATTGGGCAGCTGGTACCTCTTCTGCCTAATCCATGTATTCCTATCAGTAGCACCCGATGGCAAACTCAGGACTACGAAGGAAACAAAATCTTGCTTCAG GTTCAAGGCaactcaaaacacaatgaaaaaaaTGACGGACTTTCTAATCAGCACAATAATGCAGGTGAAGAAAAGATCCTACAGAATTCCACGCTAGCCCCCTTTCCCACAAAGTGGGTTAATCCAGAACAGGAAAGCCGGAAGATCAGAATGATGAAGTGTAAAATCAAATCAGAACACAGAATTATTTCTGGGAGCGTTAGCAGCACCCCACAGAGTAACTCCTGCTCTTCATCCCAGGCCAGCAGTCCAGCAGCTACTTCACGGTCTGATACCACCTCTTTCAATGTAAGTGCAGGAACTAAACTGAACATCTCCAGCCAAGAAATCCATTTTCAAAGGCAAGAAGCAGAGACCAATGTTGACACAGGATTCACGGTAGTAAATTCTGAATGCAATCCATCTCCACTTAGCAGGTTTTCAAGGGACTTGCAGGACAGTCTTCCTCAACCACAAGCACCAAACTATTCATTAGCTGCTGCTGGCTCCAGAATCAGCTTGCCTTCTGAGGATAGAATCCATCTGTCGTTATCTGCTGTCAAAAGAAATAAAGGAGCTGGACAGACAGCTTCAAACTTTCACTTGCGAATATCAAAAGCAAACCATGGAAATGgaaatgaagaggaggaggaattctTTATTTGA
- the FAM124B gene encoding protein FAM124B isoform X1: MGSKREIQSIIVYDYSVYTEALICLYFYSQGDFTMDGRADSLVMTVHLLATSGHSLLLQQTLDRLLGWICLDVRLFLVSERVTPVKYYEKYHRKSSGFPGMSILLFLHEDFGEERIFRVHDIFQHPPWQDHHMQHANGKQYPYAPAGQEFYDLDEHMPVWGVRQVHYGTEILRVTLYCSFDNYDDAVRLYEMILQKEATMQKSNFCVFVLYATQTVAVQLCLKQLPPGVSVELKESSVLQFTVHEIGQLVPLLPNPCIPISSTRWQTQDYEGNKILLQVQGNSKHNEKNDGLSNQHNNAGEEKILQNSTLAPFPTKWVNPEQESRKIRMMKCKIKSEHRIISGSVSSTPQSNSCSSSQASSPAATSRSDTTSFNVSAGTKLNISSQEIHFQRQEAETNVDTGFTVVNSECNPSPLSRFSRDLQDSLPQPQAPNYSLAAAGSRISLPSEDRIHLSLSAVKRNKGAGQTASNFHLRISKANHGNGNEEEEEFFI; this comes from the exons ATGGGAAGCAAAAGAGAAATCCAAAGTATAATTGTTTATGATTATTCAGTGTATACAGAAGCACTCatctgtctttatttttattctcAAGGTGATTTTACAATGGATGGAAGAGCAGACTCATTGGTGATGACTGTGCATCTTCTTGCCACCTCTGGACATTCATTACTCTTGCAGCAAACTCTTGATCGGCTTCTGGGGTGGATCTGTCTGGATGTTCGCCTCTTCCTTGTATCCGAACGTGTTACTCCAGTGAAGTATTATGAGAAATATCACCGGAAAAGCTCTGGATTTCCTGGGATGTCCATTCTCCTTTTCCTGCatgaggactttggggaagaaCGGATTTTTCGGGTCCATGATATTTTCCAGCACCCTCCATGGCAGGATCACCACATGCAACATGCTAATGGGAAACAGTACCCTTATGCACCTGCTGGCCAGGAATTTTATGATCTGGATGAGCATATGCCTGTATGGGGTGTACGGCAAGTTCATTACGGCACTGAAATTCTGCGCGTGACTCTCTACTGTAGCTTTGATAACTATGATGATGCAGTCAGACTTTACGAGATGATCCTACAGAAAGAAGCAACTATGCAGAAGAGTAACTTCTGTGTCTTTGTGCTGTATGCAACACAAACCGTTGCTGTTCAGCTCTGCTTGAAGCAGCTGCCCCCTGGGGTCTCTGTTGAACTGAAAGAATCTTCCGTGTTGCAATTCACGGTCCACGAAATTGGGCAGCTGGTACCTCTTCTGCCTAATCCATGTATTCCTATCAGTAGCACCCGATGGCAAACTCAGGACTACGAAGGAAACAAAATCTTGCTTCAG GTTCAAGGCaactcaaaacacaatgaaaaaaaTGACGGACTTTCTAATCAGCACAATAATGCAGGTGAAGAAAAGATCCTACAGAATTCCACGCTAGCCCCCTTTCCCACAAAGTGGGTTAATCCAGAACAGGAAAGCCGGAAGATCAGAATGATGAAGTGTAAAATCAAATCAGAACACAGAATTATTTCTGGGAGCGTTAGCAGCACCCCACAGAGTAACTCCTGCTCTTCATCCCAGGCCAGCAGTCCAGCAGCTACTTCACGGTCTGATACCACCTCTTTCAATGTAAGTGCAGGAACTAAACTGAACATCTCCAGCCAAGAAATCCATTTTCAAAGGCAAGAAGCAGAGACCAATGTTGACACAGGATTCACGGTAGTAAATTCTGAATGCAATCCATCTCCACTTAGCAGGTTTTCAAGGGACTTGCAGGACAGTCTTCCTCAACCACAAGCACCAAACTATTCATTAGCTGCTGCTGGCTCCAGAATCAGCTTGCCTTCTGAGGATAGAATCCATCTGTCGTTATCTGCTGTCAAAAGAAATAAAGGAGCTGGACAGACAGCTTCAAACTTTCACTTGCGAATATCAAAAGCAAACCATGGAAATGgaaatgaagaggaggaggaattctTTATTTGA